From the Salvelinus alpinus chromosome 32, SLU_Salpinus.1, whole genome shotgun sequence genome, one window contains:
- the LOC139562723 gene encoding leucine zipper putative tumor suppressor 2 homolog, whose product MALVQTLPVSVTDHPKPPTSLHIVTLSPVVGGPCGPFVPGATMGSVSSLISGRTHQEQRHCRAAREFSTKPRRNTPTTNCFRLQGDSHTLRSGSSLEQLLVINNQTQLQPTKLQPPPLPTKKQPRAGNSAGGAGCVAGGGGGSGGNGNYGFVSEEVVTVGDQNDNHVVTVGSPCSDLEEQRDNRGLNGNIGGPPPKLIPVSGKLEKNMEKILIRPTAFKPVVPKNRHSVQYLSPRPGGNLSESQGTLNLLLPLSINGNNGNTVVNNVNTVFNNVVNGTGSYGNVVPLVGSSSSSDSKRNSYSGGRNACSSHSCSMSDSGRNSLSSLPTHSSLANSEASGSGSGSVGSGVGPEPGRTTTTNGGSGINGGHAHSTSHGHSNSDSGRSSSSKSTGSLSGRGQPLSDSGSCGRSPPTLEGYEGVVRELEEKLRERDLELQQLRENLDENEAAICQVYEKKQLRCERELEELRQSCSSKMKQASQKAQRVQQALQLQVFQLQQEKKKLQEDFSSLLQNREELERRCASIQREQTQLGPRLEETKWEVCQKSGEISLLKQQLKESQSELSQKGGELVVLKSQLREVRSDLQNSQATTQEAGSALRTRSLELEVCENELQRRKSEAELLREKVGRLEEELARLRDALANQEGGYLPGGQALATKGQCMSLPLPQGRGGVGGGREGLSPSVGYRDAEEGRLGWGGESDETKAQRQSAEAVLGLRQQVERLRAELMYERRSSEEQLGRFEEERRVWQQEKEKVIRYQKQLQQNYIQMYRRNRDLERVMRELSLELENRDVEDYDIHSGSNDIHFEEIAATEI is encoded by the exons ATGGCTCTGGTTCAGACCCTGCCTGTGTCTGTGACTGACCACCCCaagcctcccaccagcctccatatCGTCACCCTCTCCCCTGTCGTCGGAGGGCCCTGTGGCCCCTTTGTCCCCGGAGCCACCATGGGCTCCGTCAGCAGCCTCATCTCTGGCCGGACCCATCAGGAGCAGCGACACTGCCGGGCTGCCAGAGAGTTCAG CACTAAGCCACGCCGTAACACCCCAACCACCAATTGTTTCAGGCTCCAGGGTGATAGCCACACCCTGCGCAGCGGGAGCTCCCTGGAACAACTACTGGTCATCAACAACCAGACCCAGCTCCAGCCCACCAAGCTCCAGCCGCCGCCACTGCCCACCAAGAAGCAGCCCCGAGCGGGTAACTCTGCTGGCGGAGCTGGGTGTGtggctggaggtggtggtggtagtggaggGAATGGGAACTATGGGTTTGTGAGTGAGGAGGTAGTGACTGTAGGAGACCAGAATGATAACcatgtggtgacggtggggagtcCGTGTAGCGACTTGGAGGAGCAAAGGGATAACCGAGGTCTCAACGGGAATATCGGCGGTCCTCCGCCCAAACTCATCCCTGTGTCGGGAAAACTGGAGAAG AACATGGAGAAGATTCTGATCCGTCCCACCGCGTTCAAACCGGTGGTCCCGAAGAACCGCCACTCAGTGCAGTACCTCTCCCCGAGACCAGGGGGCAACCTCTCTGAGAGCCAAGGCACCCTCAACCTCCTCCTGCCCCTGTCTATCAACGGGAATAACGGAAATACAGTGGTCAATAACGTGAATACCGTGTTCAATAATGTGGTCAATGGCACGGGGAGCTACGGGAACGTTGTACCTCTGGTCGGCTCGTCCTCTTCCTCAGATAGCAAGAGGAACTCATACAGCGGAGGACGCAACGCTTGCAGCAGCCATTCCTGCTCCATGTCAGACTCTGGCCGTAACTCCCTGTCCAGCCTGCCCACCCACAGCAGCCTGGCCAATAGCGAGGCCTCCGGGTCGGGTTCAGGGTCTGtggggtccggggtgggcccggAGCCTGGGAGAACCACCACCACAAACGGAGGGTCGGGGATCAACGGAGGTCACGCCCACTCTACCTCCCACGGTCACTCAAACTCGGACAGCGGGCGGTCGTCGTCCAGTAAGAGCACAGGGTCGCTGAGTGGGCGAGGCCAGCCCCTGTCGGACAGCGGGTCGTGTGGGCGCTCGCCCCCGACCTTGGAGGGTTACGAGGGGGTGGTTAGGGAGCTGGAGGAGAAGTTGAGGGAGAGAGACCTGGAACTGCAGCAACTCAGAGAGAACCTGGACGAGAACGAGGCCGCCATCTGTCAG GTATACGAGAAGAAGCAGCTTCGCTGTGAGAGAGAGCTGGAagagctgagacagagctgttCCTCTAAGATGAAACAGGCTTCACAGAAGGCCCAGAGAGTACAACAGGCCTTACAGCTACAG GTGTTCCAACTGCAGCAAGAGAAGAAGAAGCTTCAGGAGGActtctcctctctgctgcagaacaGGGAAGAGCTGGAGAGGAGGTGTGCCTCTATACAGAGAGAGCAGACCCAGCTGGGACCACGCCTAGAAGAGACCAAGTGGGAG GTGTGTCAGAAATCAGGTGAGATCTCCCTTTTGAAACAGCAACTGAAGGAGAGCCAGTCAGAGCTGAGCCAGAAGGGCGGGGAGCTGGTGGTCCTGAAGTCCCAGTTGAGAGAGGTCAGGTCCGATCTCCAGAACAGCCAGGCTACGACCCAGGAGGCTGGGTCGGCCCTACGAACACGCTCCCTGGAGCTGGAGGTCTGCGAGAATGAGCTCCAGCGCAGGAAGAGCGAAGCCGAGCTGCTCCGCGAGAAAGTCGGACGCTTGGAGGAAGAGTTGGCCCGCCTCCGAGATGCCCTGGCCAATCAGGAAGGAGGTTATCTTCCTGGAGGCCAGGCACTAGCCACTAAGGGCCAATGTATGAGCCTGCCCCTCCCCCAGGGGcgtgggggtgtggggggtggaaGGGAGGGCCTCAGCCCCTCTGTGGGGTACCGAGATGCGGAGGAGGGGAGGCTGGGTTGGGGAGGGGAGAGTGATGAGACCAAGGCTCAGAGGCAGAGTGCTGAAGCTGTGCTGGGACTCAGGCAACAG GTGGAGAGGCTGAGGGCAGAGCTGATGTACGAGAGGAGGAGCAGTGAGGAGCAGCTGGGCAGatttgaggaggagaggagggtctgGCAGCAGGAAAAGGAAAAGGTGATCCGCTACCAGAAGCAGCTGCAGCAGAACTACATCCAGATGTACAGGAGGAACAGAGATctggagagagtgatgagagagcTCAGTCTAGAGCTGGAGAACAGAGATGTAGAGGACTACGACATCCACAGCGGCAGCAACGACATCCACTTCGAGGAGATCGCCGCTACTGAGATCTAG